The bacterium genome contains a region encoding:
- a CDS encoding acyl-CoA dehydrogenase produces MIFELNEQQRMIRDMARDFAQREIAPVAAALDHEERFPHDIVQKMGELGFMGMNVPEEFGGAGLDTICYVVAMEEISKACASCGVIMSVNNSLVCWPLETYATAEQKAKWLTPLASGKKLGAYCLSEPGAGTDAAAQATTAKKDGDSWVLNGMKNFITNGAHADVLIVFAQTDPALKHKGIRAFIVENTAPGFSVIRKEDKLGIRASDTAQLAFDNVRVPDDQVLGPEGSGFKVAMSTLDGGRIGIASQALGISAAAFEAARAYSREREQFGRPIAAFQAIQWKIADMATQLDAARLLTYRAAWAKDQGGRYSEESAMAKLYASEASHFITNEAVQIFGGNGYSKEYPVERHFRDARITEIYEGTSEAQRMVISSMELKK; encoded by the coding sequence GTGATCTTCGAACTGAATGAACAGCAGCGCATGATCCGCGACATGGCCCGCGACTTCGCCCAGCGTGAGATCGCGCCCGTGGCCGCGGCCCTCGACCACGAGGAGCGCTTCCCCCACGACATCGTGCAGAAGATGGGGGAGCTGGGCTTCATGGGCATGAACGTGCCCGAGGAGTTCGGCGGAGCCGGCCTGGACACCATCTGCTACGTGGTGGCCATGGAGGAGATCAGCAAGGCCTGCGCCTCCTGCGGCGTGATCATGTCGGTGAACAACAGCCTGGTCTGCTGGCCGCTGGAGACCTACGCCACCGCGGAGCAGAAGGCGAAATGGCTGACGCCGCTGGCCAGCGGGAAGAAGCTCGGCGCCTACTGCCTGAGCGAGCCCGGCGCCGGCACCGACGCCGCCGCCCAGGCCACCACGGCGAAGAAGGACGGCGACAGCTGGGTCCTCAACGGCATGAAGAACTTCATCACCAACGGCGCCCACGCCGACGTGCTGATCGTCTTCGCCCAGACCGACCCTGCGCTGAAACACAAGGGCATCCGCGCCTTCATCGTCGAGAACACGGCCCCGGGCTTCTCGGTGATCCGCAAGGAGGACAAGCTGGGCATCCGCGCCTCGGACACGGCCCAGCTCGCCTTCGACAACGTGCGCGTGCCGGACGACCAGGTGCTCGGCCCCGAGGGGTCGGGCTTCAAGGTCGCCATGAGCACCCTGGACGGCGGCCGCATCGGCATCGCCAGCCAGGCCCTGGGCATCAGCGCCGCGGCCTTCGAGGCGGCGCGGGCCTACAGCCGGGAGCGCGAGCAGTTCGGCCGGCCCATCGCGGCCTTCCAGGCCATCCAGTGGAAGATCGCCGACATGGCCACGCAGCTCGACGCGGCCCGCCTGCTCACCTACCGCGCCGCGTGGGCCAAGGACCAGGGCGGCCGCTACAGCGAGGAGTCGGCCATGGCCAAGCTCTACGCCAGCGAGGCCAGCCACTTCATCACCAACGAGGCCGTGCAGATCTTCGGCGGCAACGGCTACTCCAAGGAGTACCCGGTGGAGCGTCACTTCCGCGACGCCCGCATCACCGAGATCTACGAGGGCACCAGTGAGGCGCAGCGCATGGTCATCTCGAGCATGGAGCTGAAGAAGTAG
- a CDS encoding 3-hydroxybutyryl-CoA dehydrogenase, whose protein sequence is MKVSVIGGGTMGNGIAQVFAQCGHDVNLIDVKQEFLDRAMGTIEKNLGRMVKKETLSEADAQATLGRLHPVVGLDNAADSDLVVEAVFESFAVKKEIFTKLDEVCKPGAILASNTSSISLTKIAACTQRPGDVIGMHFMNPVPIMKLVEIICGQATSPETLATITKCASDLGKVPVTVQDYPGFISNRVLMPMINEAVYCLMEGVADKEAIDTVMKLGMAHPMGPLTLADFIGLDICLDIMEVLYEGFGDSKYRPCPLLRRMVDAGHLGRKSGKGFYDYAN, encoded by the coding sequence ATGAAGGTTTCGGTCATCGGCGGCGGCACCATGGGCAACGGCATCGCCCAGGTCTTCGCCCAGTGCGGTCACGACGTCAACCTGATCGACGTGAAGCAGGAGTTCCTCGACCGGGCCATGGGCACCATCGAGAAGAACCTCGGCCGCATGGTCAAGAAGGAGACCCTCAGCGAGGCCGACGCCCAGGCCACCCTCGGACGCCTGCACCCGGTCGTCGGCCTGGACAACGCCGCCGACAGCGACCTGGTCGTCGAGGCGGTCTTCGAGAGCTTCGCGGTGAAGAAGGAGATCTTCACCAAGCTCGACGAGGTGTGCAAACCGGGGGCGATTCTCGCCTCGAACACCTCGAGCATCAGCCTGACCAAGATCGCCGCGTGCACGCAGCGCCCCGGGGACGTCATCGGCATGCACTTCATGAACCCGGTGCCCATCATGAAGCTGGTCGAGATCATCTGCGGCCAGGCCACCAGCCCGGAGACCCTGGCCACGATCACGAAGTGCGCCTCGGACCTGGGCAAGGTGCCGGTCACGGTCCAGGACTACCCCGGCTTCATCAGCAACCGGGTCCTGATGCCGATGATCAACGAGGCGGTCTACTGCCTCATGGAGGGCGTGGCCGACAAGGAGGCCATCGACACCGTCATGAAGCTGGGCATGGCGCACCCCATGGGGCCCCTGACCCTGGCCGACTTCATCGGCCTGGACATCTGCCTGGACATCATGGAGGTCCTCTACGAGGGCTTCGGCGACAGCAAATACCGTCCCTGCCCGCTGCTCCGCCGCATGGTCGACGCGGGCCATCTCGGCCGCAAGAGCGGCAAGGGTTTCTACGACTACGCCAACTAG
- a CDS encoding acetyl-CoA C-acetyltransferase, with protein MSKRAVICGAVRTPIGTFQGGLSSIRSPELGAITVRALVERTGVDVNKVDEVIMGCVCQAGLNQNPARQAAIFGGIPETVSAMTINKVCGSGLKAVALADQAIRAGDKECVIAGGFENMSRIPYALMGARDGLRLGDGKVTDLLVHDGLWDIYNDFHMGMTAEWVVDTYHVSREDQDAYAARSHARAVAAWEHGRFDAEVVPVEVPQRKGAPVVVARDEGPRADVSAEKMAQLRPAFKRDGGTVTAGNASSINDGAAALLICSEDFARTNGLTIRAYIDGATTGAVEPKQVMMAPVTSIRNLLTKLGTKTTDYGLYELNEAFAAQSVAVVRQLELDEDTVNVNGGGVSLGHPIGCSGARILVTLLHAMEDRGVDKGIASLCLGGGDAVSMAISRP; from the coding sequence ATGAGCAAGCGAGCGGTCATCTGCGGTGCGGTCCGCACCCCCATCGGCACCTTCCAGGGCGGCCTGTCCTCGATCCGGTCGCCCGAGCTGGGCGCCATCACGGTCCGGGCCCTGGTCGAGCGCACGGGGGTCGACGTGAACAAGGTCGACGAGGTCATCATGGGCTGCGTCTGCCAGGCCGGCCTGAACCAGAATCCGGCCCGCCAGGCGGCCATCTTCGGGGGCATCCCCGAGACGGTCAGCGCCATGACCATCAACAAGGTGTGCGGCTCGGGCCTGAAGGCCGTGGCCCTGGCCGACCAGGCCATCCGGGCCGGCGACAAGGAGTGCGTCATCGCCGGCGGCTTCGAGAACATGAGCCGGATCCCGTACGCGCTGATGGGGGCCCGCGACGGCCTGCGCCTCGGCGACGGCAAGGTGACCGACCTGCTCGTCCACGACGGCCTGTGGGACATCTACAACGACTTCCACATGGGCATGACCGCCGAGTGGGTCGTCGACACGTACCACGTCAGCCGCGAGGACCAGGACGCCTACGCCGCCCGCAGCCACGCCCGGGCGGTTGCCGCCTGGGAGCACGGCAGGTTCGACGCCGAGGTGGTGCCGGTCGAGGTGCCCCAGCGCAAGGGCGCTCCGGTCGTCGTCGCCCGTGACGAGGGGCCGCGGGCCGACGTCAGCGCCGAGAAGATGGCCCAGCTGCGTCCGGCCTTCAAGCGCGACGGCGGCACCGTCACCGCCGGCAACGCCTCGTCGATCAACGACGGCGCGGCGGCGCTGCTGATCTGCAGCGAGGACTTCGCCCGGACCAACGGGCTCACCATCCGCGCCTACATCGACGGCGCCACCACCGGCGCGGTCGAGCCCAAGCAGGTCATGATGGCTCCGGTCACGAGCATCCGGAACCTGCTGACGAAGCTCGGCACGAAGACCACCGACTACGGGCTGTACGAGCTGAACGAGGCCTTCGCCGCCCAGAGCGTGGCCGTGGTGCGCCAGCTCGAGCTCGACGAGGACACCGTCAACGTCAACGGCGGCGGCGTCAGCCTCGGCCATCCGATCGGCTGCTCCGGCGCCCGCATCCTCGTCACCCTGCTGCACGCCATGGAGGACCGGGGCGTCGACAAGGGCATCGCCAGTCTCTGTCTCGGCGGCGGCGACGCCGTGAGCATGGCCATCAGCCGTCCGTAA